A region from the uncultured Macellibacteroides sp. genome encodes:
- a CDS encoding YgiQ family radical SAM protein, giving the protein MNKYRQEDWLPTTKKEIEARGWDYIDVIFFSGDAYVDHPSFGPAVIGRTLEAEGLRVAIVPQPNWRDDLRDFKKLGIPRLFFAVSAGAMDSMINHYTANKRLRSDDAYTPDKRAGMRPDYPSIVYTQILKKLYPDVPVLLGGIEASLRRLTHYDYWQDKLKPGILIESRADMLIYGMGEKPLRSLVAELKKGTPFSEIKSIPQTAYLSTPKDMAQMALEDDIHLFSHEECLQDKLKQAKNFRHIEEESNKMEASRILQIVGDEVIVVNPPFPPMTEAELDASFDYPYTRLPHPKYKGKIISAFDMIQFSVNIHRGCFGGCAFCTISAHQGKFIASRSKQSILKEVKAITEMPDFKGYLSDLGGPSANMYRMKGKDESICRKCKKPSCISPVVCKNLNADHTPMIELYKEVDKISGIKKSFIGSGVRYDLLLNRYDDNKLNESANTYMKELIAHHVSGRLKVAPEHTSDAVLKQMRKPSFAQFGQFKRIFDRVNKEEGLNQQLIPYFISSHPGCTEADMAELAALTKDLHFHLEQVQDFTPTPMTLATEMYYTGFHPYTLEKVYTAQTKEQKLAQRQFFFWYDKTFKNQITKTLQRIGRKDLITKLFGK; this is encoded by the coding sequence ATGAATAAATATAGACAGGAAGATTGGTTGCCTACCACTAAAAAGGAGATAGAGGCACGAGGATGGGACTACATTGATGTTATCTTTTTTTCGGGAGATGCTTATGTAGATCATCCTTCTTTTGGCCCTGCGGTAATCGGACGTACTTTGGAAGCTGAAGGTTTGCGGGTGGCTATTGTTCCCCAACCAAACTGGCGGGATGATCTTCGTGACTTTAAAAAACTGGGAATTCCCCGTTTATTCTTTGCTGTTTCTGCAGGTGCAATGGATTCCATGATCAATCATTATACAGCCAACAAACGCTTGCGTAGTGATGATGCTTACACTCCCGACAAAAGAGCCGGTATGCGTCCGGATTATCCCAGTATTGTTTATACTCAGATCCTTAAGAAATTATATCCGGATGTTCCTGTATTATTAGGAGGAATAGAAGCATCTTTGCGTCGTCTTACTCATTATGATTACTGGCAAGATAAGTTAAAGCCCGGTATACTGATTGAAAGCCGGGCGGATATGCTTATTTATGGTATGGGAGAGAAGCCTCTTCGTAGTTTAGTCGCTGAGTTGAAAAAGGGAACTCCTTTCTCAGAAATAAAAAGTATACCGCAAACAGCTTATCTTAGTACTCCTAAAGATATGGCTCAAATGGCTCTTGAAGATGATATACATCTTTTCTCACACGAAGAGTGTCTTCAGGATAAATTAAAACAAGCAAAGAATTTCAGACATATTGAGGAAGAATCCAATAAGATGGAGGCATCCCGAATTTTACAGATTGTAGGTGATGAAGTAATCGTTGTGAATCCTCCTTTTCCTCCAATGACGGAAGCCGAGTTAGATGCAAGTTTCGACTATCCTTATACTCGTCTGCCTCATCCAAAATATAAAGGAAAAATTATATCAGCCTTTGATATGATTCAATTTTCGGTGAATATTCACCGTGGATGTTTTGGCGGTTGCGCATTTTGTACAATTTCTGCGCATCAAGGAAAGTTTATCGCGTCCCGAAGCAAACAATCTATATTAAAAGAGGTAAAGGCTATTACAGAAATGCCCGATTTTAAGGGCTATCTCAGTGATTTAGGCGGACCTTCGGCTAATATGTATAGGATGAAAGGAAAGGACGAAAGTATTTGCAGAAAGTGTAAGAAGCCTTCCTGTATTTCGCCCGTGGTCTGTAAAAACCTGAATGCAGATCATACCCCAATGATTGAACTATATAAAGAGGTAGATAAGATTTCTGGAATTAAGAAGTCATTTATTGGAAGTGGTGTTAGGTATGATTTATTATTAAATCGTTACGATGATAATAAATTGAATGAATCTGCCAATACATATATGAAAGAGCTTATTGCTCATCATGTATCAGGGCGGCTAAAAGTGGCACCGGAACATACATCGGATGCGGTTTTGAAACAAATGCGCAAGCCGTCTTTTGCTCAGTTTGGTCAGTTTAAAAGGATATTTGATCGTGTGAATAAAGAGGAGGGACTTAATCAGCAGTTGATACCTTACTTTATATCCAGTCACCCGGGTTGTACGGAAGCTGATATGGCTGAACTTGCTGCCCTTACAAAGGATCTTCACTTTCATTTGGAACAGGTTCAGGATTTTACTCCGACACCGATGACACTAGCTACCGAAATGTATTATACCGGATTTCACCCGTATACGCTTGAAAAAGTATATACAGCGCAAACCAAAGAACAAAAGCTGGCGCAGCGGCAGTTTTTCTTTTGGTATGATAAGACATTTAAAAATCAGATAACAAAAACGTTACAAAGAATAGGCCGAAAGGATTTGATTACAAAGCTTTTTGGAAAATAA
- a CDS encoding RidA family protein, whose amino-acid sequence MKKVISTTNAPSAIGPYSQAVQVGNMLFMSGQLGIDPATGTFAEGGITEQSIQSFKNIRAILIEAGYSFNDVVKTTVFLADMNDFASMNTVYASQFEGDFPARSAVAVKTLPKNGLVEIEVIAVKA is encoded by the coding sequence ATGAAAAAAGTAATTTCAACAACCAATGCACCTTCAGCCATCGGTCCTTACAGTCAGGCTGTACAAGTTGGGAACATGCTTTTCATGTCTGGCCAGCTTGGTATTGATCCCGCCACAGGTACTTTTGCTGAAGGTGGTATAACAGAACAATCCATTCAATCGTTTAAAAATATTCGGGCTATTCTTATCGAAGCCGGCTATTCGTTTAACGATGTGGTTAAAACTACTGTTTTTCTTGCCGACATGAATGATTTTGCATCAATGAACACTGTATATGCTTCTCAGTTTGAAGGAGACTTTCCGGCACGTTCTGCTGTTGCTGTAAAGACTCTTCCAAAAAACGGATTAGTTGAAATCGAAGTTATTGCAGTAAAAGCTTAA
- the rlmB gene encoding 23S rRNA (guanosine(2251)-2'-O)-methyltransferase RlmB, translated as MKENEMIFGIRAVIEAILSEKEIDKILVKRDLQSDLSKELFDALKGKEIAVQRVPSERLDRVTRKNHQGVIAFLPAITYQKLEDIIPFLYEQGKNPFIVLLDGVTDVRNFGAIARTCECAGVDAIVIPAKGSVTVNADAMKTSAGALHVLPVCKEKSITQAIKFLQESGVKVYAASEKAYENYTGIKYEGPVAIVMGAEDTGVSMDNLRMCDQMVKIPQFGTIGSLNVSVASSILVYEVVRQRMDEQK; from the coding sequence ATGAAAGAAAATGAAATGATATTTGGCATACGTGCCGTGATCGAAGCGATCCTTTCTGAGAAGGAAATAGATAAAATCTTGGTAAAAAGAGATTTGCAAAGTGATTTGTCCAAAGAACTATTTGACGCGCTGAAAGGAAAAGAGATCGCAGTGCAACGGGTACCTTCTGAACGATTAGACCGCGTAACACGTAAAAACCATCAGGGAGTTATTGCATTTCTTCCGGCGATTACCTATCAAAAGCTTGAAGATATTATTCCGTTCCTTTATGAACAGGGTAAAAATCCGTTTATAGTCCTTCTTGATGGAGTAACCGATGTCCGTAACTTCGGCGCCATAGCCAGAACATGCGAATGCGCAGGTGTTGATGCTATTGTAATTCCTGCAAAAGGAAGTGTTACAGTAAATGCAGATGCAATGAAAACATCAGCTGGTGCATTGCATGTACTTCCTGTGTGCAAAGAAAAAAGTATTACTCAGGCTATCAAATTTCTTCAGGAATCTGGAGTGAAAGTATATGCAGCCAGCGAAAAGGCTTACGAAAACTATACAGGAATAAAATACGAAGGACCGGTTGCCATAGTTATGGGAGCTGAAGATACTGGTGTCTCCATGGATAATCTTAGAATGTGCGACCAAATGGTAAAAATTCCTCAGTTTGGTACTATTGGTTCACTTAACGTTTCGGTAGCCTCTTCTATTCTTGTATACGAAGTGGTAAGACAAAGAATGGACGAACAAAAATAA
- a CDS encoding DNA glycosylase, whose amino-acid sequence MIIKDVAEGVILSNLDSFNLHQIITCGQCFRWDETNPGLWRGVAFDTQLEIQQLDAETYLFKCSREAFDSLWFSYFDLARDYSEIKRSVTGDSFLEDAIQAGEGIRILQQEPFEILITFIISQCNNIPKIKTTIKRLCEQLGVSVKDKTGHYYLFPTPRALADNPDVVKLCGVGYRDKYIVSASRKIVNGELDLTGLRFVSREDAYRELITLFGVGSKVANCILLFGLRHLDGFPEDLWIKKVLEKHYQGKFDSNRYNGFKGIIQQYMFYYGRTLGANYFK is encoded by the coding sequence ATGATTATTAAAGACGTTGCTGAAGGAGTAATATTGTCCAATCTTGATAGTTTTAATCTTCATCAAATTATTACATGTGGACAGTGTTTCCGTTGGGACGAGACAAATCCGGGTCTTTGGAGAGGAGTTGCATTTGATACACAACTTGAAATCCAGCAGTTAGATGCCGAAACTTATTTGTTCAAGTGCTCCAGAGAAGCATTTGATTCTTTGTGGTTTTCTTATTTCGATCTCGCCCGCGATTATTCTGAAATAAAAAGAAGTGTGACGGGCGATTCTTTTCTTGAAGATGCGATTCAGGCAGGAGAGGGTATTCGGATACTGCAACAGGAACCATTTGAAATCCTTATTACATTTATAATTTCCCAATGTAACAATATTCCTAAAATTAAAACTACTATTAAACGATTGTGCGAACAACTCGGTGTTTCTGTTAAAGATAAAACCGGACATTATTATCTTTTTCCAACCCCCCGGGCTTTAGCGGATAATCCTGATGTGGTTAAGTTATGCGGGGTAGGGTATCGGGATAAATATATTGTTTCTGCGTCTCGTAAGATTGTAAACGGAGAACTGGACTTAACAGGTTTACGGTTTGTTTCCAGAGAGGACGCATATAGAGAACTAATAACTTTATTTGGAGTAGGGAGCAAGGTGGCCAACTGTATCCTTTTATTTGGTCTCCGGCATCTCGATGGTTTTCCGGAGGATTTATGGATAAAAAAGGTGCTGGAAAAACATTATCAGGGAAAGTTTGATTCGAATCGATATAATGGATTTAAGGGGATAATTCAGCAGTATATGTTCTACTATGGAAGGACCTTGGGAGCCAATTATTTTAAGTGA
- the galK gene encoding galactokinase: MDIEHVRSRFKKHFNDAEGSVYASPGRINLIGEHTDYNGGFVFPGAIDKGMVAEIKVNGTDKVRAYSIDLKDSVEFGLNEEDAPKASWARYIFGVCREIIKRGGKVQGFDTAFAGDVPLGAGMSSSAALESTFAFALNDMFNLGIDKFELAKIGQATEHNYCGVNCGIMDQFASVFGKEGSLIRLDCRSLEYKYFPFKPVGYKLVLLDSVVKHELASSAYNQRRQSCEAAAAAIRKNNHPEVEFLRDATMEMLNEAKNDITAEDYMRAEYVIGEVQRVLDVCDALERGDYETVGEKMYETHHGMSKLYEVSCEELDFLNDIAKKCGVTGSRVMGGGFGGCTINLVKDELYDAFIKEAFSSYKEKFGHEPKLYEVVISDGARKLA, encoded by the coding sequence ATGGATATTGAACACGTTAGAAGTCGTTTTAAAAAACACTTCAATGATGCTGAAGGATCTGTTTATGCATCTCCTGGTCGTATAAATTTAATTGGAGAACATACCGATTATAACGGTGGTTTTGTATTTCCGGGTGCCATTGATAAAGGAATGGTTGCAGAAATTAAGGTAAACGGAACCGATAAAGTTCGCGCTTATTCTATCGACCTGAAAGATTCTGTTGAATTTGGTTTGAATGAAGAAGATGCCCCAAAAGCAAGTTGGGCAAGATATATCTTTGGCGTATGCCGCGAAATTATCAAACGTGGTGGTAAAGTTCAGGGATTTGACACAGCGTTTGCCGGTGATGTACCTCTGGGTGCCGGGATGTCTTCATCTGCCGCATTGGAAAGTACTTTCGCTTTCGCGTTGAACGATATGTTTAATCTGGGTATCGATAAGTTTGAACTGGCAAAAATAGGACAAGCAACAGAACATAATTACTGCGGTGTTAATTGCGGAATTATGGACCAGTTTGCATCTGTATTCGGAAAAGAAGGAAGCTTGATCCGTTTGGATTGCCGTTCTTTGGAGTACAAATATTTCCCATTCAAACCAGTTGGTTACAAGTTAGTATTGCTTGATTCTGTAGTAAAACACGAACTTGCATCTTCAGCTTATAACCAACGTCGTCAGTCTTGCGAAGCTGCTGCTGCTGCTATTCGTAAGAATAATCACCCAGAAGTTGAATTCTTGCGTGATGCAACAATGGAAATGCTGAATGAAGCTAAAAACGACATTACTGCCGAGGATTACATGCGCGCAGAATACGTTATCGGTGAAGTTCAACGCGTTCTTGACGTTTGCGACGCCTTGGAACGTGGTGACTACGAAACTGTAGGCGAAAAAATGTATGAAACACATCATGGCATGAGCAAGCTTTATGAAGTAAGCTGCGAAGAACTTGATTTCCTGAATGATATCGCAAAAAAATGTGGTGTTACTGGTTCAAGAGTTATGGGTGGTGGTTTTGGCGGTTGTACAATCAATCTTGTTAAAGATGAGTTGTATGATGCGTTTATTAAAGAAGCCTTCTCTTCATACAAAGAAAAGTTCGGTCACGAACCTAAATTATATGAAGTCGTTATTAGCGACGGTGCAAGAAAACTAGCTTAA
- a CDS encoding MFS transporter has protein sequence MNTTQKKNYALPIAMMIALFFMISFVTGLQNPMALIVKSQFEASSFMSQLGNAANFIAYAFMGIPAGLLLQKIGYKKTALLAIVVGFTGVGIQFLSGFAESFTVYLIGAFVSGFSMCMLNTVVNPMLNTLGGGGNKGNQLIQVAGSVNSFGATIVPVLGGYLIGSAAQPTIKDANPALFLAMGIFAIALIVLYFVSIPEPHLITEKSKTKNTHSALSFRHFVLGAIAIFIYVGVEVGIPNILNLLMTASPENGGLGIETTIAGTIAGTYWFLMLIGRVAGASLAAKVSSKAMLAVASTVGIVFVLLGIFGPLETMVSMPVFQSDISFGLAEVPIGVMFLVLCGLCTSVMWGGIFNLAVEGLGKYTATASGIFMVLVCGGGILPLIQGFVADSTSYLASFWVIFLGMAYLLFYALIGSKNVNKNIPVE, from the coding sequence ATGAATACTACGCAGAAAAAAAATTATGCATTGCCTATCGCAATGATGATTGCTCTATTCTTCATGATTTCCTTCGTTACAGGTCTTCAAAACCCAATGGCACTGATTGTAAAAAGTCAGTTCGAAGCGTCAAGCTTTATGTCACAGTTGGGAAATGCTGCAAACTTTATCGCTTATGCGTTTATGGGTATCCCTGCAGGTTTATTGTTACAAAAAATCGGCTATAAGAAAACAGCATTATTAGCAATTGTTGTAGGATTTACAGGGGTAGGTATTCAGTTTCTTTCGGGCTTTGCAGAAAGTTTCACAGTATACCTGATCGGTGCATTTGTTTCTGGTTTCTCAATGTGTATGTTGAATACGGTAGTTAACCCGATGTTGAACACTCTTGGTGGTGGTGGAAATAAGGGTAACCAACTTATCCAGGTTGCAGGTTCTGTAAACTCTTTCGGTGCAACTATCGTTCCTGTACTTGGTGGTTACCTTATTGGTAGCGCAGCACAACCTACAATCAAAGATGCCAATCCTGCTCTATTCCTTGCAATGGGTATTTTTGCAATTGCCTTGATCGTATTGTATTTTGTAAGCATTCCTGAACCTCACTTGATTACTGAAAAAAGTAAAACAAAAAACACGCACAGTGCCCTTTCATTCCGTCACTTTGTTTTAGGTGCTATTGCCATCTTTATTTATGTAGGTGTTGAAGTAGGTATTCCTAATATTCTTAACCTGTTGATGACAGCTAGCCCTGAAAATGGTGGTTTAGGTATCGAAACAACAATTGCAGGTACAATTGCAGGTACTTACTGGTTTCTTATGTTGATTGGTCGTGTTGCGGGTGCAAGCCTTGCAGCAAAAGTTTCAAGTAAGGCTATGTTAGCGGTTGCTTCTACTGTAGGTATCGTATTTGTATTGTTAGGAATCTTTGGTCCTCTGGAAACAATGGTAAGCATGCCTGTATTCCAGTCAGATATTTCATTCGGTTTAGCTGAAGTACCCATTGGTGTAATGTTCCTTGTACTATGCGGTCTTTGTACATCAGTAATGTGGGGTGGTATCTTTAACCTGGCTGTAGAAGGTCTTGGAAAATATACTGCTACAGCATCTGGTATTTTCATGGTGTTGGTTTGTGGTGGAGGTATCCTTCCATTAATTCAGGGATTTGTTGCAGACTCTACCAGCTACTTGGCTAGCTTCTGGGTAATCTTCCTTGGTATGGCTTACCTTCTGTTCTATGCTTTGATTGGTTCTAAAAACGTAAACAAAAATATTCCAGTAGAATAA
- a CDS encoding aldose epimerase family protein: protein MKNELSLSGLTVSNFSKLIDGKETKLYILTNNQGMELTITNYGAKIVSLMVADKNGKMTDVVTGHNSIDEYITSEEPYFGAICGRYGNRIAFGKFALDGVTYDKLAINNGPNSLHGGIKGFNSVVWDAAQKDNQTLELNYVSADGEEGFPGELKTTVIYHLSDNNEVIISYHAVTDKPTVLNLTNHSYFNLSGAGDPYIGDHLLTINADYYLPTDDTAIPYGPKAKVEGTPMDFRSSFEVGARINENFEQLIFGKGYDHTFILNKEDNELSFCAKCKAPKTGIVMETYTTEPGVQLYTGNWMTGNFAGKNGQRYPERAALCLETQHFPDSPNKPEYPSTTLRPGESFTSKTIFRFSAEK from the coding sequence ATGAAAAACGAACTTAGTCTGTCCGGCTTAACTGTATCTAACTTCAGTAAGTTGATTGATGGAAAAGAAACGAAGTTGTATATTCTGACTAACAACCAGGGTATGGAACTCACAATCACCAATTACGGGGCTAAAATTGTTTCCTTGATGGTGGCCGACAAAAATGGTAAAATGACGGATGTAGTAACCGGACACAACTCAATAGATGAATATATCACATCAGAGGAACCCTATTTTGGAGCTATCTGCGGACGCTATGGTAACCGTATAGCATTTGGCAAATTTGCTCTTGACGGTGTTACATATGACAAACTAGCGATAAATAATGGTCCGAACAGCCTCCATGGAGGTATTAAAGGATTCAATTCCGTAGTTTGGGATGCTGCTCAGAAAGACAATCAGACATTAGAACTTAATTATGTTTCAGCAGACGGAGAAGAAGGATTCCCCGGAGAGTTGAAAACTACCGTAATCTATCACTTGTCTGACAACAACGAAGTAATTATTTCGTACCATGCTGTTACTGACAAACCGACAGTACTGAATCTCACGAACCACTCTTATTTTAATCTTTCCGGTGCCGGAGATCCATATATAGGAGATCATCTATTGACCATCAACGCAGATTATTATTTGCCAACTGATGACACCGCAATTCCTTACGGTCCGAAAGCTAAAGTTGAAGGAACGCCTATGGACTTCCGTTCGTCTTTTGAGGTGGGAGCCAGAATCAACGAAAACTTTGAACAATTGATCTTTGGAAAAGGATACGATCATACGTTTATTTTAAATAAAGAGGATAACGAACTTTCTTTCTGCGCAAAATGTAAAGCTCCAAAAACTGGTATAGTTATGGAAACTTATACTACAGAACCTGGTGTTCAGCTTTACACAGGAAACTGGATGACGGGGAATTTCGCAGGTAAAAACGGACAACGTTATCCTGAACGTGCTGCGTTGTGTCTGGAAACACAACATTTTCCAGATAGCCCAAACAAACCCGAATATCCGTCAACAACGCTTCGCCCTGGCGAATCATTTACTAGCAAAACAATTTTCCGTTTTTCAGCTGAGAAATAA
- a CDS encoding alpha-L-arabinofuranosidase C-terminal domain-containing protein, which produces MTGTAQTFNAASDLTVETNRKGAPIQSTMYGIFFEDINFGADGGLYAELIKNRSFEFDHAFTGWTLFGDVTVQTKNPCFDRNPHYARLVHRNMLTGTGLENEGFTGIGIKAGEKYDFSLYARTVKNGPIKLRLELVNSKNDIFETKELTIEGNGWRKFNVVLTPGQTEVKSRLRLTMLTEGAIDVEHISLFPQQTFNNRSNGMRADLAQALKDLKPGVFRFPGGCIVEGTNLATRYQWKNTIGPVENRPVNINRWNYTFAYKKFSDYYQSYGLGFFEYFQLSEDIGAEPLPVLNCGLSCQYENSDPKQNCPVDELQPYIDDALDLIEFANGPATSKWGKIRSEMGHPSPFNLKMIAVGNEQWGTLYTERLEPFVKAIRAKYPEMKIIGSSGPQAEGDDFDFLWPEMKRIKVDLVDEHYYRSPEWFLSNASRYDSYDRKGPKVFAGEYACHTPNRENSFLSALAEAAFMTGLERNADVVHLCTYAPLFAHVDAWQWRPDLIWFDNLTHVKTPNYYVQQLYGHNAGTDVLPLTANGKPVAGQNGLYATAAADNNDEIIIKVVNTGIDQKKIKLSLNGLTNAKHNATVTCLQSSNLEARNTIQDSDEVMPKVSSLEFHGPVMEVTLAPLSFTVYRINR; this is translated from the coding sequence ATGACTGGAACTGCTCAGACTTTTAATGCTGCGTCTGATCTAACAGTAGAGACCAACAGAAAAGGAGCTCCTATTCAATCCACGATGTATGGTATATTTTTTGAAGATATTAACTTTGGGGCAGATGGTGGTTTATATGCCGAGCTTATTAAAAACCGCTCATTCGAATTTGACCATGCTTTTACCGGATGGACACTTTTTGGAGATGTAACTGTACAGACCAAGAATCCATGTTTTGACAGGAATCCTCATTACGCGCGTTTGGTTCATCGTAATATGCTGACAGGTACTGGTCTCGAAAACGAAGGATTTACAGGAATTGGTATTAAAGCTGGAGAGAAGTACGACTTTTCTCTCTATGCGCGTACCGTAAAAAATGGCCCGATAAAATTACGTCTTGAACTTGTAAATAGCAAAAATGATATTTTTGAAACGAAAGAGCTTACGATTGAAGGAAATGGATGGCGTAAATTTAATGTTGTCCTTACTCCCGGACAGACAGAAGTGAAGTCGAGGCTTAGGTTAACCATGTTGACTGAAGGGGCAATTGATGTAGAACATATTTCCTTATTTCCTCAACAAACCTTTAATAATCGTTCTAACGGGATGCGTGCTGATTTAGCGCAAGCTCTTAAAGATCTTAAACCTGGTGTATTTCGTTTCCCAGGGGGGTGCATTGTGGAAGGAACAAATCTGGCTACCCGTTATCAGTGGAAGAATACCATTGGTCCGGTCGAAAACAGGCCTGTAAATATAAACCGATGGAATTACACATTTGCTTACAAAAAGTTCTCCGATTATTATCAATCATACGGACTTGGGTTTTTTGAATATTTTCAGTTAAGCGAAGATATTGGAGCTGAACCTCTTCCTGTATTAAACTGTGGCCTATCTTGTCAGTACGAGAATTCGGATCCCAAACAGAATTGTCCGGTTGACGAATTACAACCTTATATAGATGATGCATTGGATTTGATTGAGTTTGCTAATGGTCCCGCTACTTCTAAATGGGGTAAAATCCGTTCAGAGATGGGACATCCGTCTCCATTTAATCTGAAAATGATTGCTGTTGGAAACGAACAATGGGGAACCTTGTATACAGAAAGACTGGAACCGTTTGTAAAAGCTATCCGTGCTAAATATCCTGAAATGAAAATTATAGGTAGTTCTGGTCCTCAGGCCGAGGGTGATGACTTTGATTTCCTCTGGCCTGAAATGAAACGTATTAAAGTCGATTTGGTTGACGAACATTACTATCGTTCACCGGAATGGTTTCTGAGTAATGCCAGCCGCTATGATTCTTACGATCGGAAAGGCCCGAAAGTATTTGCAGGAGAATATGCCTGTCATACCCCGAATCGTGAAAACAGTTTTCTCTCTGCACTTGCTGAAGCTGCGTTTATGACAGGTCTGGAACGAAATGCGGATGTAGTACATCTTTGTACATATGCTCCCTTGTTTGCTCATGTGGATGCCTGGCAATGGCGACCGGATCTTATTTGGTTTGATAACCTTACCCACGTAAAAACTCCAAATTATTATGTACAGCAACTGTACGGACATAATGCGGGAACAGATGTATTGCCCCTCACTGCAAATGGAAAGCCTGTTGCAGGGCAGAACGGTTTGTATGCTACAGCCGCAGCTGATAACAATGATGAAATAATCATTAAGGTCGTAAATACGGGTATTGATCAAAAAAAGATAAAGCTTTCATTAAATGGTTTGACTAATGCCAAACACAATGCAACTGTTACATGTCTTCAATCTTCTAATCTGGAAGCAAGAAATACAATCCAAGATTCGGATGAAGTAATGCCTAAAGTCTCTTCGCTCGAGTTTCATGGACCTGTGATGGAGGTAACACTTGCACCTTTAAGTTTTACAGTTTATAGGATTAATCGATAG